In one Nocardioides luteus genomic region, the following are encoded:
- a CDS encoding glycosyltransferase → MLDALPPLLTVAAVLLVPATVLLFLIRTPRAGSLSAGTVVLAAALTAVAAVAVGLLLGQGAVRATIGGIVLGASLLAWLPAVRDWDVRGLVAWALTIDVGLLYLTYVGLWTVTVHPGAWTTTLSGLLWLLEVFVFLIGVGYLWEMVDVLARRRWRGWPVRGEYHPGWRRPFVSLHVPTHNEPPEMVIETLQRMLELDYDAYEILVIDNNTDDPALWRPVQDFCEQYDGLTFIHLTNWPGFKSGALNYALTRMNPLTEVVGIVDADYHVAPDFLAHNAPLFTDESVAFVQTPQDYRDWDVSPYFRRLYHSYGYFFDVSQVSRNERNGAIFGGTMGLIRASALVRSGGWDEWCITEDAELSLRLLKMGYNGMHVDRSYGRGVMPLTFETLKKQRFRWCFGGIQILRMHWRSLLPGRRTEDNQMTLAQRWAYLVGGLQWFGDLAGALFTFFLISGALDLLLGGGLVVRRLSGLLLFATVALVLFGAARSIALVRLRGGASWHDALGAFGLWLALGVTVARASWLGLVSREGTFLRTPKIKGQPRVRDVVRGNLVESLAAAVCVVLALVVGVSGGATGVALAALLAFQGFGYALAPINSWAAIRSDLPADLRRRRERIWAWSAAAAPAARRGGLVLAFSSVLLAGLVAIAAPVGSPDVPEVGDVHGALEKKPRAEEEPSREPSRGPEATEDPAADPTRAPETTPTPAAATASTRPTQAADPTPATDPTRGADPTQAAPTQPGSGGRPTDKPSNGGGPNKAQ, encoded by the coding sequence GTGCTCGACGCCCTTCCCCCACTCCTCACGGTCGCCGCGGTCCTTCTGGTCCCGGCGACCGTGCTGCTGTTCCTGATCCGTACGCCGCGTGCCGGCTCGCTCTCCGCGGGCACGGTGGTCCTCGCGGCGGCCCTGACCGCGGTGGCCGCGGTGGCGGTCGGCCTGCTGCTCGGCCAGGGCGCCGTCCGGGCGACGATCGGGGGCATCGTCCTCGGTGCCTCGCTGCTGGCCTGGCTGCCCGCGGTTCGGGACTGGGACGTACGCGGTCTGGTCGCCTGGGCGCTCACGATCGACGTCGGGCTGCTCTACCTGACCTATGTCGGCCTGTGGACGGTCACCGTCCACCCCGGAGCGTGGACCACGACGCTGTCGGGCCTGCTGTGGCTGCTGGAGGTCTTCGTCTTCCTGATCGGCGTGGGCTACCTGTGGGAGATGGTCGACGTGCTCGCCCGGCGACGCTGGCGTGGCTGGCCGGTGCGCGGTGAGTACCACCCCGGCTGGCGCCGGCCGTTCGTGAGCCTGCACGTGCCCACCCACAACGAGCCGCCGGAGATGGTCATCGAGACCCTTCAGCGGATGCTCGAGCTGGACTACGACGCGTACGAGATCCTGGTCATCGACAACAACACCGACGATCCGGCGCTGTGGCGGCCGGTGCAGGACTTCTGCGAGCAGTACGACGGGCTCACCTTCATCCACCTGACCAACTGGCCGGGGTTCAAGTCCGGGGCGCTCAACTATGCGTTGACCCGGATGAACCCGCTCACCGAGGTCGTCGGGATCGTCGACGCCGACTACCACGTCGCCCCCGACTTCCTGGCCCACAACGCCCCGCTGTTCACCGACGAGTCGGTGGCCTTCGTGCAGACGCCGCAGGACTACCGGGACTGGGACGTCTCGCCCTACTTCCGCCGCCTCTACCACTCCTACGGCTACTTCTTCGACGTCAGCCAGGTCTCGCGCAACGAGCGCAACGGCGCCATCTTCGGCGGCACCATGGGCCTGATCCGGGCCTCCGCCCTGGTCCGGTCCGGCGGCTGGGACGAGTGGTGCATCACCGAGGACGCCGAGCTGTCGCTGCGGCTGCTGAAGATGGGCTACAACGGCATGCACGTCGACCGTTCCTACGGCCGTGGCGTGATGCCGCTGACCTTCGAGACGCTCAAGAAGCAGCGGTTCCGGTGGTGCTTCGGCGGCATCCAGATCCTGCGGATGCACTGGCGCTCGCTGCTGCCCGGCCGTCGCACCGAGGACAACCAGATGACCCTGGCCCAGCGCTGGGCCTACCTCGTGGGCGGGCTGCAGTGGTTCGGCGACCTCGCCGGCGCGCTGTTCACCTTCTTCCTCATCTCGGGCGCGCTCGACCTGTTGCTGGGTGGAGGACTGGTCGTACGCCGCCTCTCCGGGCTCCTGCTGTTCGCCACCGTCGCGCTCGTGCTCTTCGGCGCGGCCCGCTCGATCGCGCTCGTCCGGCTCCGGGGCGGGGCGTCCTGGCACGACGCGCTCGGTGCCTTCGGGCTGTGGCTGGCGCTCGGGGTGACCGTCGCCCGGGCCTCCTGGCTCGGGCTGGTCTCGCGCGAGGGCACGTTCCTGCGTACGCCGAAGATCAAGGGGCAGCCGCGGGTGCGTGACGTGGTGCGGGGCAACCTGGTCGAGAGTCTGGCGGCCGCCGTGTGTGTGGTCCTGGCGCTCGTGGTCGGGGTGAGCGGTGGGGCGACCGGCGTCGCCCTCGCGGCGCTGCTCGCCTTCCAGGGGTTCGGCTACGCGCTGGCCCCGATCAACAGCTGGGCGGCGATCCGCAGCGACCTGCCCGCCGACCTGCGCCGCCGCCGGGAGCGGATCTGGGCGTGGAGCGCCGCCGCCGCGCCCGCTGCCCGGCGCGGGGGACTGGTGCTGGCCTTCAGCTCGGTGCTGCTCGCCGGACTGGTCGCCATCGCGGCGCCGGTGGGCAGCCCGGACGTACCCGAGGTCGGCGACGTCCACGGAGCCCTCGAGAAGAAGCCGCGCGCCGAGGAGGAGCCGTCGCGCGAGCCGAGCCGGGGCCCGGAGGCGACGGAGGACCCGGCCGCTGACCCCACCCGGGCCCCGGAGACCACGCCCACCCCGGCCGCCGCGACCGCCAGCACCCGGCCCACCCAGGCCGCTGACCCGACGCCCGCCACCGACCCCACCCGCGGGGCCGACCCGACCCAGGCGGCGCCCACCCAGCCCGGCTCGGGGGGAAGGCCGACCGACAAGCCCTCCAACGGCGGTGGTCCGAACAAGGCGCAGTAG
- the ligA gene encoding NAD-dependent DNA ligase LigA has product MNDDLTAEAGPEQKSEHQELAEQIEDARYRYYVLDDPTLSDADFDQKWRRINELEEQFPELRTPDSPTQKVGGTFSTEFTAVDHLQRMESLDNVFSFEELAGWHARIAKDGAGQAELLCELKVDGLAINLLYEKGRLVRALTRGDGRTGEDVTPNVRTIKSIPHRLNGTDEFPVPDLVEVRGEVFLSIEAFDKLNASLVDAGKPMFANPRNSAAGSLRQKDPRVTATRELGMVCHGIGAREGFQPVAQSHAYDALKAWGLPTSNRVKVLKTLQEVEEFISYFGEHRHDVTEHEIDGVVIKVDDISLQRRLGSTSRAPRWAIAYKYPPEEVNAKLLAIDVGVGRTGRVTPFGVMEPTKVAGSTVERATLHNAHEVKRKDVRPGDTIILRKAGDVIPEILGPVLPLRPEGLPEWVMPTECPACGTTLAEQKEGDKDLRCPNHRGCPAQVRERVFFASGRGAFDIEGMGYEAADALLAAEVITNEGDIFDLDEAGLATTTFFTRAAKKAEKEAGAGDRVLNANALGLLRNLEERKQVPLWRVLVALSIRHVGPSAARALATEFGSLDAIWAASQEELAATEGVGGIIAEAIVEWRQVDWHQEIVDKWRAAGVSLADERDESVARTLEGLTVVVTGSLEDFSRDGAKEAIISRGGKAAGSVSKKTDYVVVGDNAGSKAAKAEELGLPILDEAAFKVLLEDGPTGLG; this is encoded by the coding sequence GTGAACGATGACCTGACCGCCGAGGCGGGCCCTGAGCAGAAGTCCGAGCACCAGGAGCTCGCCGAGCAGATCGAGGACGCTCGCTACCGCTACTACGTGCTCGACGACCCGACGCTCTCCGACGCCGACTTCGACCAGAAGTGGCGCCGGATCAACGAGCTCGAGGAGCAGTTCCCCGAGCTGCGCACCCCCGACTCGCCGACCCAGAAGGTCGGCGGCACGTTCTCGACGGAGTTCACCGCGGTCGACCACCTGCAGCGGATGGAGTCGCTCGACAACGTCTTCTCCTTCGAGGAGCTGGCCGGCTGGCACGCCCGGATCGCCAAGGACGGCGCCGGCCAGGCCGAGCTGCTGTGCGAGCTCAAGGTCGACGGCCTCGCGATCAACCTGCTCTACGAGAAGGGCCGCCTGGTCCGGGCGCTGACCCGGGGCGACGGCCGAACGGGTGAGGACGTCACCCCGAACGTACGCACCATCAAGTCGATCCCGCACCGGCTCAACGGCACCGACGAGTTCCCGGTGCCCGACCTGGTCGAGGTGCGCGGCGAGGTCTTCCTCTCCATCGAAGCCTTCGACAAGCTCAACGCCTCCCTGGTCGACGCGGGCAAGCCGATGTTCGCCAACCCGCGCAACTCCGCGGCGGGGTCGCTGCGCCAGAAGGACCCGCGGGTGACCGCGACCCGTGAGCTCGGGATGGTCTGCCACGGCATCGGGGCCCGGGAGGGCTTCCAGCCGGTCGCCCAGTCGCATGCGTACGACGCCCTCAAGGCGTGGGGCCTGCCCACCTCCAACCGGGTCAAGGTGCTCAAGACGCTCCAGGAGGTCGAGGAGTTCATCAGCTACTTCGGCGAGCACCGCCACGACGTCACCGAGCACGAGATCGACGGTGTCGTGATCAAGGTCGACGACATCTCGCTGCAGCGCCGGCTCGGCTCCACGAGCCGCGCGCCGCGCTGGGCGATCGCCTACAAGTACCCGCCGGAGGAGGTCAACGCCAAGCTCCTCGCGATCGACGTCGGCGTCGGCCGCACCGGCCGGGTCACGCCCTTCGGTGTCATGGAGCCGACCAAGGTCGCCGGCTCGACCGTCGAGCGCGCGACGCTGCACAACGCCCACGAGGTCAAGCGGAAGGACGTACGCCCCGGCGACACGATCATCCTACGCAAGGCCGGCGACGTCATCCCCGAGATCCTCGGCCCGGTGCTGCCGCTGCGACCCGAGGGGCTGCCCGAGTGGGTGATGCCGACCGAGTGCCCCGCCTGCGGCACCACGCTCGCCGAGCAGAAGGAGGGCGACAAGGACCTGCGCTGCCCCAACCACCGCGGCTGCCCGGCACAGGTCCGGGAGCGGGTCTTCTTCGCCTCCGGGCGAGGCGCCTTCGACATCGAGGGGATGGGCTACGAGGCGGCCGACGCGCTGCTCGCCGCCGAGGTGATCACCAACGAGGGCGACATCTTCGACCTCGACGAGGCCGGCCTGGCCACCACGACGTTCTTCACCCGCGCGGCGAAGAAGGCCGAGAAGGAGGCCGGCGCCGGCGACCGGGTCCTCAACGCCAACGCCCTCGGTCTCCTGCGCAACCTGGAGGAGCGCAAGCAGGTCCCGCTGTGGCGGGTGCTGGTCGCGCTGTCCATCCGCCACGTCGGCCCGTCCGCGGCCCGCGCGCTGGCCACCGAGTTCGGCTCCCTCGACGCGATCTGGGCGGCCTCCCAGGAGGAGCTGGCCGCCACCGAGGGCGTCGGCGGGATCATCGCCGAGGCCATCGTCGAGTGGCGCCAGGTCGACTGGCACCAGGAGATCGTGGACAAGTGGCGGGCGGCCGGGGTCTCCCTCGCCGACGAGCGCGACGAGTCCGTCGCCCGCACCCTCGAGGGCCTGACCGTCGTCGTCACCGGCTCGCTGGAGGACTTCTCGCGCGACGGTGCCAAGGAGGCGATCATCAGCCGCGGCGGCAAGGCGGCCGGCTCGGTCTCCAAGAAGACCGACTACGTCGTGGTCGGCGACAACGCCGGCTCCAAGGCGGCCAAGGCCGAGGAGCTGGGCCTGCCGATCCTCGACGAGGCGGCGTTCAAGGTCCTGCTCGAGGACGGGCCGACTGGACTCGGCTAG
- a CDS encoding methionine synthase encodes MRATGVGSLPGEDYAEACRIVLGELTDLPHLPELPARGAIANMTGRTLAVLDGLDADLQPAGWRLTGTSGSAGVDHRRARSLLAQDLDTVEELVQDSPLTSGGGAFKIQVAGPWTLAATVERPRGDKLLADHGARRDLAQALAEGVRTHVRDVRRRLPGADTLVVQVDEPALSAVLNAQVPTASGFGKHRSIDLPEASQSLEWVFGAIAEEGAIPWVHSCAPGTPLGLLRKAGAKGVGVDLTQLTAADHDDLATALEAGDTVALGVVPSIAPAGATPTDKTVTETVERWLDMLGLDAAYDIVLTPACGLAGADWRWARTALRILTESARHLA; translated from the coding sequence GTGAGGGCGACCGGGGTCGGGTCGCTGCCGGGAGAGGACTACGCAGAGGCCTGCCGCATCGTCCTCGGTGAGCTGACCGACCTTCCCCACCTGCCCGAGCTGCCCGCGCGCGGCGCGATCGCGAACATGACCGGCCGTACGCTGGCCGTCCTCGACGGGCTCGACGCCGACCTGCAGCCCGCGGGCTGGCGGCTCACCGGCACCTCCGGCTCCGCCGGCGTCGACCACCGGCGCGCCCGGAGCCTGCTCGCCCAGGACCTCGACACCGTCGAGGAGCTGGTCCAGGACTCTCCGCTCACCTCCGGCGGCGGCGCGTTCAAGATCCAGGTCGCCGGCCCGTGGACCCTGGCCGCCACCGTCGAGCGGCCGCGCGGCGACAAGCTGCTCGCCGACCACGGCGCCCGGCGTGATCTCGCGCAGGCGCTCGCCGAGGGCGTACGCACCCACGTCCGGGACGTACGCCGCCGCCTCCCCGGCGCGGACACCCTGGTCGTCCAGGTCGACGAGCCCGCGCTGAGCGCCGTGCTCAACGCCCAGGTGCCGACCGCCTCCGGCTTCGGCAAGCACCGCAGCATCGACCTCCCCGAGGCCTCCCAGTCGCTGGAGTGGGTGTTCGGCGCGATCGCCGAGGAGGGCGCGATCCCGTGGGTGCACTCGTGCGCGCCCGGGACCCCGCTCGGCCTGCTCCGCAAGGCCGGGGCGAAGGGGGTCGGTGTCGACCTGACCCAGCTCACCGCCGCCGACCACGACGACCTCGCCACCGCGCTGGAGGCGGGCGACACGGTCGCGCTCGGAGTGGTCCCCTCGATCGCGCCGGCCGGCGCCACGCCCACCGACAAGACGGTCACCGAGACGGTGGAGCGCTGGCTCGACATGCTCGGGCTCGATGCTGCGTACGACATCGTGCTGACGCCTGCCTGCGGTCTCGCCGGTGCCGACTGGCGATGGGCCCGCACGGCGCTGCGAATCCTCACCGAAAGCGCGCGTCACCTGGCGTAG
- the mnmA gene encoding tRNA 2-thiouridine(34) synthase MnmA has protein sequence MRVVAAMSGGVDSAVAAARAKEAGHDVTGVHLALSRNPASYRSGARGCCTIEDANDARRAADVIGIPFYVWDLSDRFHEDVVEDFMSEYAEGRTPNPCLRCNEKIKFAAVLDRALALGFDAVATGHYATLREDADGLVELHRAVDGGKDQSYVLGVLDQDQLRHSLFPLGDTPKPLVREEAARRGLLVADKPDSHDICFVADGDNAGWLREKLGDRAPNESGPIVDETGEVLGEHQGTYAYTIGQRKGLRLGKPAPDGKPRFVLDIEPVSGTVTVGPREHLAVDGLSGIRPRWAGRAPEGVLEGTVQLRAHGDEHRARVTVVPTGSTTDAEVEIELLDPAYGIAPGQAAVIYDGTRVVGSATISTTRRVALA, from the coding sequence ATGCGAGTCGTCGCCGCGATGTCCGGGGGAGTGGACTCCGCCGTCGCCGCCGCACGCGCGAAGGAGGCGGGTCACGACGTCACCGGCGTCCACCTGGCGCTCTCCCGCAACCCGGCGTCCTACCGCTCCGGGGCGCGCGGGTGCTGCACGATCGAGGACGCCAACGACGCCCGGCGCGCGGCCGACGTGATCGGCATCCCGTTCTACGTCTGGGACCTCTCCGACCGCTTCCACGAGGACGTGGTCGAGGACTTCATGTCGGAGTACGCCGAGGGCCGCACCCCCAACCCGTGCCTGCGCTGCAACGAGAAGATCAAGTTCGCCGCCGTGCTCGACCGGGCGCTCGCGCTGGGCTTCGACGCGGTCGCGACCGGCCACTACGCCACCCTGCGCGAGGACGCCGACGGGCTGGTCGAGCTGCACCGCGCCGTCGACGGCGGCAAGGACCAGTCCTACGTACTCGGTGTGCTTGACCAGGACCAGCTGCGCCACTCGCTGTTCCCGCTCGGAGACACCCCGAAGCCGCTGGTACGCGAGGAGGCGGCCCGCCGCGGCCTGCTCGTCGCCGACAAGCCCGACTCCCACGACATCTGCTTCGTCGCCGACGGCGACAACGCCGGCTGGCTGCGCGAGAAGCTGGGCGACCGGGCACCCAACGAGTCCGGGCCGATCGTCGACGAGACCGGTGAGGTCCTGGGCGAGCACCAGGGGACGTACGCCTACACGATCGGGCAGCGCAAGGGACTGCGCCTCGGCAAGCCCGCGCCTGACGGGAAGCCTCGGTTCGTGCTCGACATCGAGCCGGTCTCCGGCACCGTCACGGTGGGTCCCAGGGAGCACCTGGCCGTCGACGGTCTCTCCGGGATCCGGCCGCGCTGGGCCGGGCGGGCGCCCGAGGGTGTCCTGGAGGGCACCGTCCAGCTGCGCGCGCACGGTGACGAGCACCGGGCGCGGGTGACCGTGGTCCCGACAGGCTCGACCACCGACGCGGAGGTCGAGATCGAGCTGCTCGACCCGGCCTACGGGATCGCGCCGGGCCAGGCCGCGGTCATCTACGACGGCACCCGCGTCGTCGGGTCGGCCACCATCTCCACGACCCGCCGGGTGGCTCTCGCGTGA
- a CDS encoding cysteine desulfurase family protein — protein MNPRTVYLDHAATTPMAPAAIEAMTAELALVGNASSLHASGRRARRVLEESRERIAAVLGSRPGEVVFTSGGTEADNLALKGAYWARRGQDPARTRILTTTVEHHAVLDPLQWLEATEGAYVELIPCDATGRVDLAAMKEAIERDPASVALVSVMWANNEVGTLQPVAEIAEMAAQHGIPVHTDAVQAVGAVPVDFATSGVDALSLTGHKLGGPVGAGALVVRRELELTALVHGGGQERDVRSGTHATAAIAGFAAAVELAVKEQEAYATRVGALRDRLVEQVLAVVPDSHLNGPPLEPLGRHRLPNNAQIAFPGCEGDSLLMLLDAAGVECSTGAACSAGVPQASHVLLAMGQSDEEARSSLRFSLGHTTTAEDVDRLVAAIGPAVERGRAAGLNR, from the coding sequence ATGAACCCCCGGACCGTCTATCTGGACCACGCCGCCACCACACCCATGGCCCCGGCGGCGATCGAGGCGATGACCGCGGAGCTGGCTCTGGTCGGCAACGCGAGCTCGCTGCACGCATCAGGGCGCCGCGCGCGCCGGGTGCTCGAGGAGTCCCGAGAACGGATCGCCGCGGTGCTCGGATCCCGGCCCGGTGAGGTCGTCTTCACCTCCGGCGGCACCGAGGCCGACAACCTGGCGCTCAAGGGTGCCTACTGGGCACGCCGCGGCCAGGATCCCGCGCGCACCCGGATCCTGACCACCACCGTCGAGCACCACGCCGTGCTCGACCCGCTGCAGTGGCTCGAGGCGACCGAGGGCGCCTACGTCGAGCTCATCCCGTGCGACGCGACCGGCCGGGTCGACCTCGCCGCGATGAAGGAGGCCATCGAGCGGGACCCCGCCTCGGTCGCCCTCGTCTCGGTGATGTGGGCCAACAACGAGGTCGGCACGCTGCAGCCCGTCGCGGAGATCGCCGAGATGGCCGCCCAGCACGGCATCCCGGTCCACACCGACGCCGTCCAGGCGGTCGGCGCGGTGCCGGTCGACTTCGCCACCAGCGGCGTCGACGCACTCTCCCTGACCGGCCACAAGCTCGGTGGCCCGGTGGGCGCCGGCGCCCTCGTCGTCCGCCGCGAGCTCGAGCTGACCGCGCTCGTCCACGGCGGCGGCCAGGAGAGAGACGTACGCAGCGGCACCCACGCGACCGCGGCCATCGCCGGCTTCGCGGCCGCGGTCGAGCTCGCGGTCAAGGAGCAGGAGGCGTACGCGACCCGGGTCGGTGCGCTGCGCGACCGGCTCGTCGAGCAGGTGCTGGCGGTCGTGCCGGACTCCCACCTCAACGGACCGCCGCTGGAGCCGCTGGGTCGCCACCGGCTGCCCAACAACGCCCAGATCGCCTTCCCGGGCTGCGAGGGCGACTCGCTGCTGATGCTGCTCGACGCCGCCGGGGTGGAGTGCTCGACCGGGGCGGCGTGCTCTGCCGGCGTACCCCAGGCCTCCCATGTGCTTCTCGCCATGGGCCAGTCCGACGAGGAGGCGCGCTCCTCGCTGCGCTTCTCGCTCGGCCACACCACCACCGCCGAGGACGTGGACCGGCTCGTCGCGGCCATCGGTCCGGCCGTCGAGCGCGGCCGCGCGGCAGGACTGAACCGCTGA
- the ppk2 gene encoding polyphosphate kinase 2: protein MSQGFREYIDNLITEGHTIGEDHDDDPVLLDPAGRAVDTWRENYPYSERIPREVYDEQKYLLQVELLKFQRWNDRVGGKHVLLFEGRDAAGKGGTIKRFMEHLNPRYARTVALSKPSDRESQQWFFQRYVQHLPTAGEMVLFDRSWYNRAGVERVMGFATDDQYEQFMDQVPLFEQMLVDSGITLTKFWFSVGRSEQRTRFIIRQIDPVRQWKLSPIDVQSLDKWDSYTAAKEEMFRRTDTDWAPWTTIRSNDKKRARLNAMRYFLANHDYDEKDPDVVGSPDPLIVQRGIDAVGD from the coding sequence ATGTCCCAGGGATTCCGTGAATACATCGACAACCTGATCACCGAGGGTCACACGATCGGCGAGGATCACGATGACGACCCGGTGCTCCTGGACCCCGCCGGCCGGGCCGTCGACACCTGGCGCGAGAACTATCCCTACTCCGAGCGGATCCCCCGCGAGGTCTACGACGAGCAGAAGTACCTCCTCCAGGTCGAGCTGCTGAAGTTCCAGCGCTGGAACGACCGCGTCGGCGGGAAGCACGTGCTGCTCTTCGAGGGCCGGGACGCGGCCGGCAAGGGCGGCACCATCAAGCGGTTCATGGAGCATCTCAACCCCCGCTACGCCCGCACCGTCGCACTGTCGAAGCCGTCGGACCGCGAGTCGCAGCAGTGGTTCTTCCAGCGCTACGTCCAGCACCTGCCCACCGCCGGTGAGATGGTCCTGTTCGACCGGTCCTGGTACAACCGCGCCGGCGTCGAGCGCGTCATGGGCTTCGCCACCGACGACCAGTACGAGCAGTTCATGGACCAGGTGCCGCTCTTCGAGCAGATGCTCGTCGACTCCGGCATCACGCTCACGAAGTTCTGGTTCTCGGTCGGCCGCTCCGAGCAGCGCACCCGCTTCATCATCCGCCAGATCGACCCGGTACGGCAGTGGAAGCTCTCCCCGATCGACGTCCAGTCGCTGGACAAGTGGGACTCCTACACCGCCGCCAAGGAGGAGATGTTCCGCCGCACCGACACTGACTGGGCACCGTGGACCACGATCCGCTCCAACGACAAGAAGCGCGCCCGCCTCAACGCGATGCGCTACTTCCTCGCCAACCACGACTACGACGAGAAGGACCCCGACGTCGTCGGCAGCCCCGACCCCCTCATCGTGCAGCGCGGCATCGACGCCGTCGGCGACTGA